Proteins encoded by one window of Bacteroidota bacterium:
- a CDS encoding DUF4835 family protein, whose amino-acid sequence MFQKSIILILSVLLFTKYVNSQELNCNVTVVSKQIQSTDKHVYDNMREGIMEFMKGQVWTEDKYKPVERIECNYYIKIDDRPQTDKFKGNIQVQSVRPAFGTNYNSTVLNVLDKKITFDYVEFATIDFNEGSFTSNLASILSYYAYIILGLDYDSFSKYGGTPYYQKAQEIVNQAQGKGYEGWDAFSTEKNNRYWLVNQLLDPRFKPLREAIYIYHRNGLDKMTKEKEASRHAIGESLQLLKKVHRDEPDSYLLRQFLTSKRNEIIKIYSNATATEIDELKSLMKEIDPANYSKYSEKLKK is encoded by the coding sequence ATGTTTCAAAAATCAATAATTTTAATTTTAAGTGTTTTACTTTTTACAAAATATGTTAATAGCCAAGAACTAAATTGTAATGTAACTGTTGTATCCAAACAAATTCAATCAACTGATAAGCATGTTTATGACAATATGCGTGAAGGTATTATGGAATTTATGAAAGGTCAGGTGTGGACAGAAGATAAATATAAACCCGTAGAAAGAATAGAGTGTAATTATTACATAAAAATTGATGACAGACCTCAAACTGATAAATTTAAAGGAAATATTCAGGTTCAATCTGTTCGTCCTGCTTTTGGAACAAATTATAATTCTACAGTATTGAATGTTCTTGATAAAAAAATAACATTTGATTATGTTGAGTTTGCAACTATTGATTTTAACGAGGGTTCATTTACTTCAAATCTTGCATCAATTTTATCCTACTATGCATACATAATTTTAGGACTTGATTACGATTCTTTTTCAAAATATGGAGGAACACCTTATTATCAGAAAGCTCAGGAAATTGTAAATCAGGCACAAGGAAAAGGATATGAAGGATGGGATGCTTTTAGTACTGAAAAAAATAATAGATACTGGCTTGTGAATCAATTGTTAGACCCTAGATTTAAACCTTTGCGTGAAGCTATTTACATTTATCATCGTAATGGTCTTGATAAAATGACTAAAGAAAAAGAAGCATCAAGACATGCCATTGGCGAAAGCTTACAATTATTAAAAAAAGTTCATAGAGACGAGCCTGATTCTTACCTGTTAAGACAATTCTTGACATCAAAAAGAAATGAAATTATTAAAATTTATTCCAACGCTACAGCTACTGAGATTGATGAACTTAAGTCATTAATGAAAGAAATAGACCCTGCTAATTATTCAAAATATTCGGAAAAGTTAAAAAAATAA
- the recN gene encoding DNA repair protein RecN, which produces MLENLKISNYAIINEIEIDFAKSLNVITGETGAGKSILLGALALILGNRVDKTALHNQNSKCIIEGVFDIQKLDLQNFFDKNDLDYETQTILRREIVPSGKSRAFINDTPVKLDILKELSEKFIDIHSQHQTIRLNDTSFQLSILDAYSGTKKDLSDYKKLFKEYKKFVQKLELLEVEERKAKKDLDYFNFQLEEIEKSGLEDNENEELEKEFLVLSNAEKIRNNINHILYSVDEDEQNILDKINELKSLFSEISGFDTKIEDFFKRMESVSLELKELSIDLATYKNQVEVDEKRIDEITDRLDLINQLLTKHQFKEVAELNDYANTLRTKIDGITSLEKEISETKNVIESTFGELTEKANLISELRHSHKTSVEEKLVALLQQVGMNNARIEFKLDELEEFNDYGKDRLNIFFSSNTGIPLQPINKVASGGELSRLMLCIKYILVGTALLPTIVFDEIDLGISGEIAIKVGEMLGKLSNNHQVISITHLPQIAAMGKEHFLVYKTTENEQTNTKIKKLNKKEKIGELAKMIGGESAGEKAYQSSKELIKKFS; this is translated from the coding sequence ATGTTAGAAAATCTGAAAATCAGCAACTATGCAATAATCAATGAGATAGAAATTGATTTTGCTAAAAGTTTAAATGTTATTACAGGAGAAACAGGTGCAGGAAAATCAATTTTACTTGGAGCTTTAGCTTTGATTCTTGGTAACAGAGTTGATAAAACGGCACTTCACAATCAGAACTCTAAATGCATTATTGAGGGAGTTTTTGATATTCAGAAATTGGATCTTCAGAATTTCTTTGATAAAAATGACCTTGATTATGAAACGCAAACAATTTTGAGAAGAGAAATTGTGCCAAGTGGAAAATCACGTGCTTTTATAAATGATACTCCTGTGAAACTGGATATTCTTAAAGAGCTTTCAGAAAAATTTATTGATATACATTCGCAACATCAAACTATAAGACTGAATGATACTTCTTTTCAGCTTTCTATTTTGGATGCTTATTCAGGAACAAAAAAGGATTTAAGTGATTATAAAAAGCTTTTTAAAGAATATAAAAAATTTGTTCAAAAGCTGGAATTACTTGAAGTTGAAGAAAGGAAAGCAAAAAAAGACCTTGATTATTTTAATTTTCAATTAGAGGAAATAGAAAAATCAGGATTAGAAGATAATGAAAATGAAGAACTTGAAAAGGAATTTTTAGTACTTTCAAATGCAGAAAAAATTCGTAACAACATAAACCATATTCTATATTCCGTTGATGAAGACGAGCAAAATATTCTTGATAAAATCAATGAGTTAAAATCACTTTTTTCTGAAATTTCAGGCTTTGACACTAAAATTGAAGATTTTTTTAAAAGAATGGAATCAGTTTCTCTTGAATTAAAAGAGCTAAGTATTGACTTGGCAACTTATAAAAATCAAGTGGAAGTTGATGAAAAAAGAATTGACGAAATTACTGACAGGCTAGACCTTATTAATCAACTTTTGACAAAGCATCAATTTAAAGAAGTAGCTGAGTTGAATGATTACGCAAATACACTACGAACAAAGATTGACGGGATAACTTCCCTTGAAAAAGAAATTTCTGAAACAAAAAATGTAATAGAAAGTACATTTGGCGAATTAACAGAAAAAGCCAATTTAATTTCTGAATTGCGGCATTCTCACAAAACATCTGTAGAAGAAAAGTTAGTTGCTTTGTTACAACAAGTAGGAATGAACAATGCTCGTATTGAATTCAAGTTGGATGAATTAGAAGAATTTAATGATTACGGAAAGGATAGGCTGAACATCTTCTTTAGTTCTAATACAGGTATTCCACTTCAGCCAATTAATAAAGTTGCTTCCGGTGGTGAATTGTCAAGACTTATGCTATGTATAAAATACATTCTTGTAGGTACTGCACTTCTTCCTACAATAGTTTTTGATGAAATTGACCTTGGAATTTCGGGCGAAATTGCAATAAAAGTTGGAGAAATGCTTGGCAAGCTTTCAAATAACCATCAAGTTATTTCTATCACTCACTTACCACAAATTGCAGCAATGGGAAAAGAACATTTTCTTGTTTACAAAACTACTGAAAACGAGCAGACAAATACAAAAATTAAAAAATTAAATAAAAAAGAGAAAATTGGAGAATTGGCGAAAATGATAGGAGGGGAGAGTGCAGGAGAAAAGGCATATCAAAGCTCTAAAGAACTAATCAAAAAATTTTCTTAA
- a CDS encoding SDR family oxidoreductase, translating to MSYNLLKGKRGIIFGALNEDSIAWAIAKKAYEEGAKFTLTNAPIALRFGKINELAKETKSKVIPADVTSLADIKNLYDESIKILGGKIDFVLHSVGMSRNVIKKKEYPFLDYKHFQETLDISAISLHKVLNIAFKNDYLNEGASVITLTYIGSQKMFNTYSDMSQAKALLESIVRSFGNHYGLKKKVRINSVSQSPTPTTAGKGVEGFDSFLHFADKMSPLGNANAVECANYVVSLFSDLTSKVTMQNLYHDGGFSSVGISNEVLKNYKPEIEDIKKVAGKE from the coding sequence ATGAGTTATAATTTACTAAAAGGAAAAAGAGGAATTATTTTCGGAGCCTTAAATGAGGATTCCATAGCTTGGGCGATTGCAAAAAAAGCTTACGAAGAAGGAGCAAAATTCACTTTGACAAATGCACCTATCGCTTTACGTTTTGGTAAAATTAATGAGCTGGCAAAAGAAACAAAATCAAAAGTTATTCCTGCCGATGTAACATCCTTGGCGGATATTAAAAATTTGTATGATGAATCAATTAAAATCTTAGGAGGCAAAATTGATTTTGTATTGCATTCCGTAGGTATGTCCCGAAACGTAATTAAAAAGAAAGAGTATCCTTTTCTTGATTATAAGCATTTTCAGGAAACACTTGATATTTCCGCTATTTCTTTGCACAAAGTTTTGAATATCGCATTTAAAAATGATTATTTAAACGAAGGTGCATCAGTTATTACACTTACCTATATTGGCTCTCAAAAAATGTTTAATACCTATAGTGATATGTCTCAGGCAAAGGCACTTCTTGAATCCATAGTTAGAAGTTTTGGTAATCACTACGGATTAAAAAAGAAAGTACGAATAAATTCAGTATCACAAAGTCCAACACCTACAACAGCAGGAAAAGGAGTGGAGGGATTTGATTCATTTCTTCATTTTGCTGATAAAATGTCTCCACTAGGCAATGCAAATGCAGTGGAATGTGCAAATTATGTTGTTTCACTTTTTTCTGATCTGACATCAAAAGTTACAATGCAAAACCTATATCATGATGGTGGATTTAGTAGTGTAGGTATTAGTAATGAAGTTTTAAAAAATTACAAACCCGAAATTGAGGATATTAAAAAAGTTGCCGGAAAGGAGTGA
- a CDS encoding transposase has product MGISYQILNQNGLYFLTFQVVGWADVFSRKDYRDIIIDSFTHCRKNKGLLLYAYVIMTNHVHVIMQSKKNNLSDIVRDLKKYTSKEILKSIANNKKESRKGWLNMIFQYYGKFNKRVGNIQFWTHDNHAVELYNNEMIDSRLNYIHENPVKAGWVINPEDYLYSSARNYAELESLIEIDLI; this is encoded by the coding sequence TTGGGTATTTCTTATCAAATATTAAATCAAAACGGATTGTATTTCTTAACATTTCAAGTTGTTGGATGGGCAGATGTCTTTTCACGAAAAGATTATCGCGATATTATAATTGACAGTTTTACTCATTGCAGAAAGAATAAAGGATTATTACTTTATGCTTATGTAATTATGACAAATCATGTTCATGTAATTATGCAAAGTAAAAAAAATAATTTATCAGATATTGTTAGGGATTTAAAAAAATACACATCAAAAGAAATTCTAAAATCAATTGCAAATAACAAAAAAGAAAGCAGAAAAGGTTGGTTGAATATGATATTTCAATATTATGGAAAATTCAACAAACGTGTAGGAAATATACAATTTTGGACACATGATAATCATGCAGTTGAATTATATAATAACGAAATGATTGATTCACGATTGAATTATATACATGAAAATCCTGTAAAAGCAGGCTGGGTTATAAATCCTGAAGATTATTTGTATAGTAGTGCAAGAAACTATGCAGAATTGGAATCATTAATTGAAATTGATTTGATATAA
- a CDS encoding ATP-binding cassette domain-containing protein, whose protein sequence is MEIVIKNLTKKYGLQKAVDDISFNLKRGEVLGFLGPNGAGKTTTMRIISCFLAPTSGDVLLNGKSIFENPESFKLKIGYLPENNPLYQDMFIIDYLKFIAEIQKVPKEKIPSRILEIIDYTGLGIERHKKIGELSKGYRQRVGLAQALIHDPEILILDEPTSGLDPNQIVEIRELIKNLGREKTILLSTHILQEVEATCDRIIIINEGQIVANSTTSELRAKMQSNELVTVQIGSDETIDNISKKLLEIESIPNLEVIDDKKNILQLNSKSLLESKKAIFDICVKNNWYLLGMKEGETKLEDIFKELTTKQNKS, encoded by the coding sequence ATGGAAATAGTAATAAAAAATCTTACTAAAAAATACGGACTTCAAAAAGCAGTTGATGATATTTCATTTAATTTAAAAAGAGGAGAAGTTCTCGGTTTTCTTGGACCAAATGGAGCAGGAAAAACAACAACAATGAGAATTATCAGTTGTTTTTTGGCACCAACATCAGGAGACGTTTTACTTAATGGAAAATCAATCTTTGAAAATCCTGAATCTTTTAAGCTTAAAATCGGTTATTTGCCTGAGAATAATCCATTGTATCAAGATATGTTTATTATTGATTATTTAAAATTTATTGCCGAAATACAGAAAGTTCCTAAAGAAAAAATTCCATCAAGAATACTAGAAATAATTGATTACACAGGATTAGGAATTGAAAGGCATAAAAAAATCGGAGAGTTGTCAAAAGGATACAGGCAGAGAGTAGGGTTAGCACAGGCACTTATCCATGACCCTGAAATTCTTATTCTTGATGAACCTACTTCGGGTCTTGACCCTAATCAAATTGTAGAAATTAGAGAGCTAATAAAAAATCTCGGTAGAGAAAAAACAATCCTTTTAAGCACACACATTTTGCAGGAAGTAGAAGCAACTTGTGATAGAATAATTATTATAAATGAAGGACAAATTGTTGCTAATTCAACTACGAGTGAGCTAAGAGCAAAAATGCAAAGCAATGAATTAGTTACAGTTCAGATTGGGTCGGATGAAACAATAGATAATATTTCTAAAAAGCTATTGGAGATTGAATCAATTCCTAATCTTGAAGTTATTGATGATAAAAAAAATATTTTACAGCTAAATTCTAAATCACTTCTTGAAAGCAAAAAAGCAATTTTTGATATTTGTGTAAAAAATAATTGGTATCTCCTTGGGATGAAAGAAGGCGAAACTAAGCTTGAAGATATTTTTAAAGAGTTAACAACAAAACAAAATAAAAGTTAA
- a CDS encoding ABC transporter permease, translated as MKTIWIITKKELRGYFDSLMAYILLILFLGFSGFFTWFFGNDIFTTGQASLIVFFQWSYWILFFFIPGITMRTLAEENHSGTIELLTTKSVSNWQIIIAKFLSSWFLVVIALVLTLPYYYSITRLGTVDHGAVLGGYLGLLFISAVYISIGIFASSISNNQVIAFLVTLFIAIFFQWLFGLISSTMIGPLGNILNFLSVNTHFTSMARGVIDSRDIIYFLSLIFSSLIVANFILSKRTLTD; from the coding sequence ATGAAAACAATTTGGATAATTACAAAAAAAGAACTCAGAGGCTATTTTGATTCTTTAATGGCTTATATTTTACTCATCTTATTTCTTGGATTCAGCGGTTTTTTTACATGGTTTTTCGGAAACGATATTTTTACCACAGGACAAGCCAGCCTAATAGTATTTTTTCAATGGTCCTACTGGATTTTATTCTTTTTTATACCTGGAATTACAATGCGAACATTAGCCGAAGAAAATCATTCGGGAACAATTGAATTACTGACTACAAAATCAGTTTCAAACTGGCAAATAATTATAGCTAAGTTTTTATCTTCATGGTTTCTTGTAGTAATTGCATTAGTTTTAACATTGCCATATTATTATTCAATAACTCGCTTAGGCACAGTTGATCACGGTGCTGTTTTAGGGGGTTACCTTGGATTATTATTTATCAGTGCAGTTTATATTAGCATTGGAATATTTGCAAGCAGTATTTCCAATAATCAAGTAATTGCTTTTCTTGTAACGCTTTTTATAGCAATATTTTTTCAATGGTTATTCGGACTTATTTCAAGCACCATGATAGGACCGCTTGGGAATATTCTGAATTTCCTTAGCGTAAATACTCATTTTACTTCAATGGCTAGAGGAGTAATTGATTCAAGGGATATCATTTACTTTTTAAGTTTGATTTTTTCAAGCTTAATTGTAGCAAACTTCATTTTATCAAAAAGAACTTTAACAGACTAA
- a CDS encoding Gldg family protein — MYLNKKQALIKAGVIIGIFILANIIFDTLYFRLDFTADKRYTLSNTTKTILKELEEPVTITAYFSEELPPQIQKFKRDFRDILTEYESYSNNKIVYKFVNPNKDAETEQATTRKGIQPILLNINKKDKFEQQKVYLGAVIQQGENSETIPALQPGAPMEYALTFAIRKTTNVEKPPIAFIKGHGEATKTQLSEVKKSLSVLYTIEEFTLTDSTQIPDKYKTIAIVNPTDSFSYYNFNELDRFLANGGNIFIGLSLVKARLQQGQGFVNHTLLENWLARKNIKIKQNFVYDANCGQVTIQQRQGNFSYNRPISFPYLPVVTNFSEHPVSKGLETILFPFISEISYTNLDTSIKVNELITTSNKSGVTPAPTYFNVMKSWTEQDFNRSNIPVAISLEGKIVGNNNSKMVIVANGDFPLNNEQGQIQGSPDNLNLLANAIDWLSDETGLSELRTKIITGYPIKEDLDEKKKTFIKYANTMFPIILLIIFGIIRFRIQNRKRKNWMENSI, encoded by the coding sequence ATGTATTTAAATAAAAAGCAAGCATTAATAAAAGCAGGAGTTATTATTGGTATTTTTATTTTGGCTAATATAATTTTCGATACTTTATATTTCAGATTGGATTTTACTGCCGATAAAAGATATACTCTTAGTAACACTACAAAAACAATTTTAAAAGAACTTGAAGAACCTGTTACGATAACGGCATATTTTTCGGAAGAATTACCACCACAAATCCAAAAGTTTAAAAGAGATTTTAGAGATATTTTAACAGAATATGAAAGTTACTCAAACAACAAAATTGTTTACAAATTTGTAAATCCGAATAAAGATGCAGAAACAGAGCAAGCAACAACAAGAAAAGGTATTCAACCAATACTTTTGAACATAAACAAAAAGGATAAGTTTGAACAACAAAAAGTTTACTTAGGAGCTGTAATCCAACAAGGTGAAAATTCAGAAACAATTCCTGCCTTACAACCGGGAGCACCGATGGAATATGCATTAACATTCGCTATTAGAAAAACAACAAATGTTGAAAAACCTCCAATTGCATTTATCAAAGGGCATGGAGAAGCAACTAAAACACAACTTAGTGAAGTAAAAAAATCTTTATCTGTACTTTATACAATTGAAGAATTTACACTTACGGATTCTACTCAAATACCTGATAAATATAAAACTATTGCGATTGTAAACCCTACTGATTCATTCAGTTATTACAATTTTAATGAGTTAGATAGGTTTCTTGCAAATGGTGGAAATATTTTTATTGGTTTAAGTCTTGTAAAAGCACGCTTACAACAAGGACAAGGTTTTGTAAATCACACATTACTTGAAAATTGGCTGGCAAGAAAGAATATTAAAATAAAACAAAATTTTGTATATGATGCTAATTGCGGGCAAGTAACAATACAGCAACGTCAAGGAAATTTTTCATACAACAGACCTATTTCTTTTCCATACTTGCCGGTTGTTACAAATTTCTCCGAACATCCTGTAAGCAAAGGACTTGAAACTATTTTATTTCCATTTATAAGCGAAATATCCTATACTAATCTTGACACAAGTATTAAGGTAAATGAGTTAATAACCACATCCAATAAATCAGGAGTAACTCCTGCACCTACCTATTTCAATGTTATGAAAAGCTGGACAGAACAAGATTTTAACAGAAGTAATATTCCTGTTGCAATTTCATTAGAAGGAAAAATTGTTGGAAATAATAATTCTAAAATGGTGATTGTTGCAAATGGTGATTTCCCTCTTAACAACGAGCAAGGACAAATTCAAGGCTCTCCTGATAATTTAAATTTACTTGCAAATGCTATTGATTGGTTATCTGACGAAACAGGACTATCCGAGCTAAGAACAAAAATAATTACAGGCTATCCGATAAAAGAAGATCTTGATGAAAAGAAGAAAACTTTTATAAAATATGCAAATACAATGTTTCCAATAATTTTACTAATAATTTTTGGGATTATAAGATTTCGTATTCAAAATAGGAAAAGAAAAAATTGGATGGAAAATTCAATTTAA
- a CDS encoding DUF4340 domain-containing protein, translating into MKFKTIHLLIIFAVLLAVVFVIKKTSVKKEEGSLRTEFFSINYDKISKFTIIPQFDKNKEFSIIKENDKWYVELGQNLKAETNTEFFDRSLKELKKLKPSRLASNEKEKWAEYGVDSLGTILEITDNQATHKIILGSLSFQNQQTVNAYVRMPDETKTYACESYMEGTFKSDKSQWRKRKVIEMPKTLWANIDFQSNKNLTFKLNKKENTWLLNNKTVDSIQITEFLTSLEKLNQQGFADNSTVILLPKANFSLVIQNNENTILTTLDFYKTKSSWIIASSINDGNYFAIDKETMYKLSEIINEFSLKTNNSLFVAIPE; encoded by the coding sequence ATGAAATTCAAAACAATACATTTACTTATAATTTTTGCTGTGCTTTTGGCGGTTGTTTTTGTTATAAAAAAGACATCTGTAAAAAAAGAAGAAGGGAGTTTAAGAACAGAATTTTTTTCTATTAATTATGATAAAATATCTAAGTTTACAATTATTCCTCAATTTGATAAAAACAAAGAATTTTCAATTATAAAGGAAAATGACAAGTGGTATGTTGAATTAGGTCAAAACCTAAAAGCAGAAACAAATACGGAATTTTTTGATCGTTCATTGAAAGAATTAAAAAAACTTAAGCCATCAAGATTGGCAAGTAATGAAAAAGAAAAATGGGCTGAATATGGCGTTGATAGTTTAGGAACCATACTTGAAATAACTGACAACCAAGCAACACATAAAATAATTCTCGGAAGCCTAAGTTTTCAGAATCAGCAAACAGTAAATGCTTATGTGAGAATGCCAGATGAAACTAAAACTTATGCTTGCGAATCTTATATGGAAGGAACTTTTAAAAGCGATAAAAGCCAATGGAGAAAAAGAAAAGTAATAGAAATGCCAAAAACACTATGGGCAAACATTGATTTTCAGTCAAATAAAAATTTAACTTTCAAACTTAACAAAAAAGAAAATACTTGGTTATTAAATAATAAAACTGTTGACAGTATCCAAATTACTGAATTTCTTACAAGCCTTGAAAAATTAAACCAACAAGGATTTGCTGATAACTCAACAGTAATTTTGTTACCAAAAGCAAATTTTTCATTAGTTATTCAAAACAACGAAAACACTATTTTAACAACTTTAGATTTTTACAAAACAAAATCAAGCTGGATAATAGCTTCTTCAATAAATGACGGAAATTATTTTGCAATTGATAAAGAAACGATGTATAAGCTTAGTGAAATAATTAATGAATTTTCATTAAAAACCAACAATTCACTTTTTGTTGCTATTCCCGAATAA